From the genome of Gimesia chilikensis:
TGTGCAATACACGTTGATGCCGGGCCTGGGTTACCTGATGAGCCTGTTCTTTCTGGATCAGCCTGAATTGCGGATCGGAATTATCCTGGTGGGATGTGTGCCGGGCGCGATGGCTTCGAACGTGCTCACGCTGACGGCGCGGGGTAACGTGAGTTATTCGGTCTGCCTGACAACCTCGGCAACGCTGCTTTCGCCGCTGGTGGTGCCCCTGTTTCTGTACCTGGCGGTTTCGGGAACGGAGATCGATGCTGTTCAGCTGGCGAAGAACAGTTTTGTCAATCTGCTGACCCAGGTGGTGCTGCCCGTGATTACCGGACACATGCTGTCGCTGCTGGTCGGTTCGTTTCAGCGGGTGATGCAGCGTTATGGAGCGACGTTTGCGAACTTCTCGATCCTGTGGATCATCGCCACGATTATCAGCCTGAACGCGGCGCGGCTGCAGCAGGTGTTTTTTTCACTGGCGCTGGTGCTGCTGGTGATCAATCTACTGGGGTACCTGGGAGGGTACCTGTCGGGAGTGGCATTCGAACTGGACGAAGCGAAGCGACGGGCACTGACACTGGAGGTCGGCATGCAGAACGCGGGACTGGGTGCGGTTCTGGCGGGGCAGCTATTTCCCGATCAGGAGTTGATCGCGCTGCCACCCGCACTCTATATGTTTGGCTGTATGTTGACGGGAACGATTCTGGCACAGATCTGGTCGCGAAGAACGGCGTCCCAGGCAAAACAGGCAGAAGGGTCAAACGAGTAAATGGTGTCGCTTAGGTTTCTTCCAGCCGTGCTTTGAGTTCATCACGTTCTTTTTTCGTAATATCGAGGTCGAACATGAGGTATTTCACATCGAGGCGAAGTTGTGCGAGCGCTTCCTGAATCAGTCCCAGAATGCGGCGGCGGCGTTTCACGGACTCAACCACACGGGAGTAGGAAACTTCCAGGTGCACCTGATGCTCACGAGGCAGTTCGGCAATTTTCTTGCCCAGGTCAATGACTTCGCGAGGGAGGCTGGCACTATCGGAATCGTCTGTCAGTCGCATATTCATCAGTTTCTATTTCTCAGTTGAGACCTTCGATTGCTGCTCAATCCATATTTCGGATGGAAAACTCACGGTACCAATAGAACAGATTTCATGCCGAATATGAATCTTTAATTAAACAATCACAGTAAATCATGATCGCACAGAGACTTAGCAATTCCAGCACAAAAAGCATCTGTTCAGACAGTTTCGCAAAAAAGCGAGGCTTCGTATTGGCCCAGATTGCAATTTCTTCTAAAATCACTGAGGTTTATCGCTCGATTCAGGCGATTTACCGATGGGTTGCATTTTAACAACGCGGCTGTTGTCGATGTGCAACAAAAATCGGACAGGACTCAACATTTCGTAAAGAATGCTGAACGGTGATCTGTCTGCTGAAGCTGGGAAAAGTATGACTCCAGTTTGGTTTAAGATCGCGAGAGATCAAGACCTGCAGACTGATCAAAACCGGACTGACCGGTACAGTTTCAAGATCTTTTTATCCCAGGATGGGGCTGAGAACAGGCATTGATGCCAGGAAAAATCGGTGAACTGATTTCAAGAACGTGGGTTCTGCTGCTCGTTCTCCCGCTGGTTTTATCAGTACCGCTCTCGTTGCGCGCCGAGTCTTTTGAAGCCGGCTTCGATGACACCTCCCGTGTCAGCTGGCAGGTCCGCATCGATCCCAACATGGCCCGCAAGAACTGGCATGTCCGCAATACGACGGCTCAACATGCGGGCGCTGCCTGCGAGCATCTGCAGGTCTCCACGGGAAATCTGGGATCGCTGATCGAGTTATCGCATTCACTGCCGGCCAGTCGGATTATCAATGAACTGACGGTCTCACTCTGGCTGAAATCAAACCGCCGGGGCACACGGATTGGACTGGAAGCGGTGCTGCCCCACCAGGTGGACCCGGAAACCGGCGCTGCGGCACGCATTTACCTGATTGGTGACACCTATACCGACGAAGGACAGTGGCAGAAACTGAAGTGTACGACTTCGGAGCCGCTGGTGAATCAGTCGCTGGGACTGTTACGGGGCCGCAGCAAACTGCGCCAACTGGATACACGCGAGATGTATGTGGAACGGGTGCTGGTCGTCACCAGGTCCTCTTCGGACAAAGTGGAATTCCTGATGGATGACCTGAAGCTCTCGCCGATCGTTCATCCGAATGAAACGGTACTGCAGACCGCTGCCGCTTATCAGAAAGAGCAGGTCAAGCCGATTGTCGAGTTCCTGCTGGACCGGGTTCAACTGCAGGGGAAACCGATGTTTCCGCGAATGTCCCGCTATCATGGCGAGAACCTGGCCACGATGAAACAGGCGGGCCTGAACGTGATCTGGGCTCCCCAGTTCGACGACTACAATTTTCTGGGACAACTCCGCAGCCAGGGTCTGTGGGCGATGGCCACCCCGCCCCGCCCCCAGGACTCACAGGGATCGTTTCTCCCCTCCCGAGATGCGACGTTGATCCCCTTTGATGAGCAGACCGCGCCAATCATCTTCTGGAACCTGGGGACTCGAATCCCCGGTCATCAGTGGAGCGAAATCCGCAGCCGCGTCGGTCAGATTCAGAGTGCAGATCAGCAGTTCAAGCGTCCCATCATGGCGGACGTGCAGGGCAAAGAACGACAGATCTCACGTGAAGTCTCGATGATCGGTTCCAGTCCGCGGATTCTGAACAGCGATATCAGCCTGCTGGACTACCGGCAAACTTTGATCGAAAAAACACAGGTTGCACCAGGCCGATTTCTGTGGACCTGGATCCAGACGGAACCGACGGCAGCCAACAGTCAATGGCGGGAGACCGCGAACAAGTTAC
Proteins encoded in this window:
- a CDS encoding bile acid:sodium symporter family protein, which codes for MLQRFLLLWLILLSGVAVIWDDVVPGDFHPFHDSQPYLGYLFTATMFVIGSLLPREEVREVFRRWHTVLSGTFVQYTLMPGLGYLMSLFFLDQPELRIGIILVGCVPGAMASNVLTLTARGNVSYSVCLTTSATLLSPLVVPLFLYLAVSGTEIDAVQLAKNSFVNLLTQVVLPVITGHMLSLLVGSFQRVMQRYGATFANFSILWIIATIISLNAARLQQVFFSLALVLLVINLLGYLGGYLSGVAFELDEAKRRALTLEVGMQNAGLGAVLAGQLFPDQELIALPPALYMFGCMLTGTILAQIWSRRTASQAKQAEGSNE
- a CDS encoding transcriptional regulator, with the translated sequence MNMRLTDDSDSASLPREVIDLGKKIAELPREHQVHLEVSYSRVVESVKRRRRILGLIQEALAQLRLDVKYLMFDLDITKKERDELKARLEET